The following proteins come from a genomic window of Montipora foliosa isolate CH-2021 chromosome 2, ASM3666993v2, whole genome shotgun sequence:
- the LOC137990960 gene encoding D(5)-like dopamine receptor yields the protein MNNNTGEIKTAANTSGTFFDFSPSFQYSVAVCHMLIALIGFVGNFIVCCTIIVNRSLRSNPTNTFIFSLAFSDLLTVSLVVPFDIESIILLGVWRHSEEMCEAWITMYLITVPTSILTLLAVSVDRYKSLSDPLNRFRRCRFMTRKKALIVSVVIWIYSFLFALVPIMGWRTHDKFVFQGVCYFPFTKTYTTLSSVINFILPLLITCGIYIKIYLIARSQQNIFYGDASRISKLRSTEQKRVYSRNIRAAKTISIFVVAFFSCWIPFGFISVVSNLCGSQCVRKIPHEVGVLFLMFGYLNSALNPFLFAFRNSRFKATMSALMQSKGSRRRSTLTQSTCHSELPDLQDSQIRLHFANAKRDRFSRNTQSTL from the coding sequence ATGAATAACAATACTGGCGAAATCAAGACCGCTGCCAACACATCAGGAACCTTTTTTGATTTTAGTCCATCCTTCCAGTACTCTGTGGCGGTCTGTCACATGCTAATTGCGCTCATAGGTTTTGTTGGAAACTTTATAGTTTGTTGCACAATAATCGTGAACAGAAGCCTTCGAAGTAATCCCACAAACACCTTTATTTTCTCCTTAGCGTTCTCGGATCTTCTCACCGTGTCCCTCGTGGTGCCTTTCGACATAGAGTCCATTATTCTTCTAGGGGTTTGGAGACACAGCGAAGAAATGTGCGAGGCCTGGATCACAATGTACCTCATCACTGTGCCCACATCGATTTTGACCCTTTTGGCCGTCAGCGTTGACCGTTACAAGAGCCTCAGTGATCCTCTCAATCGTTTTCGACGATGCAGATTTATGACCAGGAAGAAAGCCTTGATTGTTAGCGTGGTAATTTGGATTTACAGCTTTCTCTTCGCCTTAGTTCCCATCATGGGCTGGCGAACGCATGATAAGTTCGTGTTTCAGGGCGTGTGCTACTTTCCTTTCACAAAGACCTATACCACACTCAGTTCTGTGATCAACTTCATACTTCCTCTTTTGATTACCTGTGGTATTTACATCAAGATTTACTTGATTGCCCGCAGCCAGCAAAATATCTTTTACGGAGACGCCTCACGAATTTCAAAACTTCGCTCTACTGAACAAAAAAGGGTTTACTCAAGGAATATCCGAGCAGCTAAGACAATCTCTATATTCGTGGTGGCCTTTTTTTCCTGTTGGATACCATTCGGTTTTATCAGTGTCGTTTCCAATCTTTGTGGCTCACAGTGCGTAAGGAAAATCCCGCATGAAGTTGGCGTCTTGTTTCTGATGTTCGGCTACCTTAATTCTGCGCTCAATCCATTCCTTTTCGCCTTTCGTAACAGCAGATTTAAGGCCACCATGTCGGCGCTAATGCAATCGAAAGGTTCTCGCAGGCGTTCCACTCTTACACAGAGCACTTGTCACTCAGAACTTCCAGATCTACAAGACAGCCAGATTCGTCTTCACTTCGCAAACGCAAAACGAGACCGCTTTTCAAGAAACACACAGTCTACTTTGTGA